The following are encoded together in the Neomonachus schauinslandi chromosome 15, ASM220157v2, whole genome shotgun sequence genome:
- the SRP68 gene encoding signal recognition particle subunit SRP68 isoform X5: MGNRHKFTGKKITEDLLTDNRYLLLVLMDAERAWSYAMQLKQEANTEPRKRFHLLSRLRKAVKHAEELERLCESNRVDAKTKLEAQAYTAYLSGMLRFEHQEWKAAIEAFNKCKTIYEKLASAFTEEQAVLYNQRVEEISPNIRYCAYNIGDQSAINELMQMRLRSGGTEGLLAEKLEALITQTRAKQAATMSEVEWRGRTVPVKIDKVRIFLLGLADNEAAIAQAESEETKERLFESMLSECRDAIQAVREELKPDQKQRDYTLEGESGKVSNLQYLHSYLTYIKLSTAVRRNENMAKGLQKALQQQPEDDSKRSPRPQDLIRLYDIILQNLVELLQLPGLEEDRAFQKEIGLKTLVFKAYRCFFIAQSYVLVKKWSEALVLYDRVLKYANEVNSDARAFRNSLKDLPDVQELITQVRSEKCSLQAAAILDASDSHQTETSSQVKDNKPLVERFETFCLDPSLVTKQANLVHFPPGFQPIPCKPLFFDLALNHVAFPPLEDKLEQKTKSGLTGYIKGIFGFRS; the protein is encoded by the exons GTATTTGCTTCTGGTTCTGATGGATGCTGAACGAGCCTGGAGCTATGCCATGCAGCTGAAACAGGAAGCCAACACTGAACCCCGAAAACGGTTCCACTTGTTGTCTCGCCTGCGCAAAGCCGTGAAGCACGCAGAGGAATTGGAACGCTTGTGTGAGAGCAATCGCGTGGATGCCAAGACCAAGTTAGAGGCTCAg gCTTACACGGCTTACCTCTCAGGAATGCTGCGTTTTGAACATCAGGAATGGAAAGCTGCGATTGAGGCTTTTAATAAATGCAA AACTATCTACGAGAAACTGGCCAGTGCTTTCACAGAAGAGCAGGCTGTGCTGTACAACCAGCGTGTGGAAGAGATCTCACCCAACATCCGCTACTGTGCATATAACATTG gggACCAGTCCGCTATCAATGAACTCATGCAGATGAGATTGAGGTCTGGGGGCACTGAGGGTCTTCTGGCTGAAAAATTGGAG GCATTGATCACTCAGACTCGGGCCAAACAGGCAGCCACCATGAGTGAAGTGGAATGGAGAGGGAGAACGGTTCCGGTGAAGATCGACAAAGTGAGGATCTTTTTATTGGGATTGGCTGATAACGAAGCAGCCATTGCCCAG GCTGAAAGTGAAGAAACCAAGGAGCGTCTGTTTGAATCCATGCTCAGTGAGTGTCGGGACGCCATCCAGGCCGTGCGGGAAGAGCTCAAGCCTGATCAG aaacagagagattaTACCCTTGAAGGGGAGTCCGGGAAGGTCTCTAATCTTCAATACCTGCACAG CTACCTGACTTACATCAAGTTGTCGACGGCTGTCAGGCGGAACGAGAACATGGCCAAGGGGCTGCAGAAGGCTCTACAGCAGCAGCCGGAAGATGACAGCAAGCGCTCCCCGCGGCCCCAGGACCTCATCCGGCTCTATGACATCATTCTGCAG AATCTGGTGGAATTGCTCCAGCTTCCTGGGTTAGAGGAGGACCGAGCCTTCCAGAAAGAGATAGGCCTCAAGACGCTGGTGTTTAAGGCTTATAG GTGTTTTTTCATTGCTCAGTCCTATGTGTTGGTGAAGAAGTGGAGCGAAGCCCTTGTCCTGTATGACCGAGTCCTGAAGTACGCAAATGAAGTAAATTCTGACGCCAGGGCCTTCAGGAACAGCTTAAAG GACCTGCCCGACGTGCAAGAGCTCATCACGCAAGTGAGGTCAGAGAAGTGTTCTCTGCAGGCAGCAGCCATCCTTG ATGCAAGTGACTCCCACCAAACAGAGACTTCCTCCCAAGTCAAGGACAACAAG CCTCTGGTCGAACGGTTTGAGACATTCTGCCTGGACCCCTCCCTCGTCACCAAGCAAGCCAACCTCGTGCACTTCCCGCCGGGATTCCAGCCCATCCCTTGCAAGCCTTTGTTCTTTGACCTGGCCCTCAACCATGTGGCTTTCCCACCTCTTGAGGACAAGTTGGAGCAGAAGACCAAGAGTGGCCTCACTGGATACATCAAGGGCATCTTTGGATTCAGGAGCTAA